One stretch of Bordetella avium DNA includes these proteins:
- a CDS encoding DUF4880 domain-containing protein: MSAAGVLDRRVAREAARWLMHLASGQASADDAAACERWRASDTRHEQAWQHAQRVNDLLGGLPPQLLHATLGRPAHKTRRLALKAMAGMALGTPAAWAAWRGGRETGLLADYRSAPGERRDIVLPGGTFVSLNSGSALDLSDDGAVLRAGEVYVRAGLRCVAHAPQGQVTASHARYALRLDAEGCRIEVYEGQVQVRPALGVAATLAAPQAACFDAYTVRLRSAALESEPAWLRGVLHVNAMPLATFAAELGRYRRGLVRCAQAVAALPVSGTFQLDNTEGILRALPALLPVSVRSRTPYWIVIDKT, encoded by the coding sequence ATGAGCGCAGCCGGCGTCTTGGATCGCCGCGTGGCCCGTGAGGCCGCGCGCTGGCTGATGCATCTTGCTTCGGGGCAGGCCAGTGCCGATGATGCGGCAGCGTGTGAGCGCTGGCGCGCCAGCGACACGCGGCACGAGCAGGCCTGGCAACATGCTCAGCGCGTCAACGATTTGCTGGGTGGCCTGCCCCCCCAGTTGTTGCACGCCACGCTGGGGCGGCCGGCCCACAAAACCCGCCGGCTCGCGCTCAAAGCCATGGCCGGGATGGCCCTGGGGACGCCTGCCGCATGGGCAGCCTGGCGCGGGGGCAGAGAGACCGGGCTGTTGGCCGACTACCGCAGCGCGCCCGGAGAGCGGCGCGACATTGTCTTGCCGGGAGGCACTTTCGTGAGCTTGAACAGCGGTTCGGCCCTGGATCTGAGCGATGACGGTGCGGTGCTGCGAGCCGGGGAGGTCTATGTGCGTGCCGGTCTGCGCTGTGTCGCCCATGCGCCGCAGGGCCAGGTGACGGCCAGCCATGCGCGCTACGCCTTACGCCTGGATGCCGAGGGCTGCCGGATCGAAGTCTATGAAGGCCAGGTGCAAGTCCGGCCGGCGCTGGGCGTGGCCGCTACGCTGGCTGCGCCGCAAGCGGCCTGCTTCGATGCGTATACCGTGCGCCTCAGATCCGCCGCGCTCGAGTCCGAGCCTGCCTGGCTGCGCGGCGTGCTGCACGTCAACGCGATGCCGCTGGCCACCTTCGCGGCCGAACTCGGCCGCTATCGGCGCGGTCTTGTGCGTTGCGCCCAGGCTGTTGCCGCGCTGCCTGTGTCCGGCACTTTCCAGCTCGACAATACCGAGGG